In Oncorhynchus kisutch isolate 150728-3 linkage group LG5, Okis_V2, whole genome shotgun sequence, a genomic segment contains:
- the LOC109890795 gene encoding zinc finger E-box-binding homeobox 2 isoform X2 — protein sequence MMAEESRGKRRKQANPRRNQVDIEQASSLGSEGKDDDTVGLWSLEVQDYQDSLDKTSLTPSEGEGDGEGTEPAGSPSPRGLSTRPHNLSLSPSPRGGHWAEGAEEEESPGSGLTMEDKDGEREQGSLKTYSHRSDSQALEDMAHYDFLVQLRKASSHHPASHHYHQHHQPPNGSATAPAMYHPGSLNLHDDPLPIWSPGTQRSPEGQDGIPLSPDAMRNLQACPFCQRTYHLGASLREHIKFCHERDGGHMVCPVCGYTPRYRAQMEQHMALHSQVEDKHPGSDHGIESRKFKCLQCGKAFKYKHHLKEHLRIHSGEKPYECSNCKKRFSHSGSYSSHLSSKKCLTGGGGGSGGGGEGSYNNGHGHHGAYYSSLASPSAGSGRNSSRMGSPYPPHTQEERPPMGLERNLYLPRDHGTRLLRGQELGWELGRRWDPTPERFLRASVFKESTLLPYLHAGTGEKFEQMLQAMLHREEGGSGSAREEGRLGVHNGGRDGKASPEAPLKLKRHRAGSGDGQGVSGGVTCRWCSQLFPSPAILLQHERYLCKIYREAMEVSEDPHSKKHLSPLYFSTRPPLHPPPSPDNHKPPAMTNGFPKDKSPLQRPSWNSVPQQLLVAMHSPFPPSPDSLAMRSHWSSQESGRSDGSPGQPAPTSPATDMSSPPPLGRRRVPSSGFGSHLCLDLSSAILNTPASRAAPQGRTHRSYSSENDQPLDLSLPKSQEGKAIEDSKPYNGHPHWEEKRQKTQRDQAENQHHRRLSVNLSPPPHQHHAVYSGAHIVGGSIYSAYPLFNPMMPAGLAGSEHDGVPSLPLSRPVSNQGFLSPMTYMMESDTDAVLKRIHQERRALMGEVIGRGGLDYLSLIQEGGEGEGGPGRKRLQKTDEGLYACDICDKTFQKSSSLLRHKYEHTGKRPHECKICKKAFKHKHHLIEHSRLHSGEKPYQCDKCGKRFSHSGSYSQHMNHRYAYCSLHQDQEGGEELPLTPGGPTDVGHMAVDTPLSMEDNPTFLSDSSLDGGIEGRVDEEEEEEEHETEETEGERMKEARSLSGSRSGEGLGPSPSLVQGSTVGRDREREQRERGTEQVDRHNEERESAGLGTHGLETNHHWDKDTLERNGDQNTDTYELSPEAPVSQQWTSVPKQCI from the exons tgGACATTGAGCAGGCCAGTTCGCTGGGCTCGGAGGGGAAGGATGATGATACGGTGGGTTTGTGGAGCCTAGAGGTCCAGGACTATCAGGACAGCCTGGACAAGACCAGTCTGACCCCCAGCGAgggagagggtgatggggagggGACTGAGCCAGCAGGCAGCCCCAGCCCTAGGGGCCTCTCAACTCGGCCCCACAACCTaagcctcagccccagccccagagGGGGCCACTGGGCAGAGGGGGCCGAGGAGGAGGAGAGCCCTGGGAGTGGGCTAACCATGGAGgacaaggatggagagagggagcagggatcACTCAAGACCTATA GTCACAGGTCAGACAGTCAGGCCCTGGAGGACATGGCCCACTATGACTTCCTGGTGCAGCTGAGAAAGGCATCCTCCCACCACCCTGCctcccaccactaccaccagcaCCATCAGCCCCCTAACGGCAGCGCTACAGCCCCAGCCATGTATCACCCTGGCAGCCTGAACCTTCACGATGACCCCCTTCCCATCTGGTCTCCTGGGACGCAGCGCTCACCTGAGGGACAAG ATGGCATCCCTCTGAGTCCGGATGCTATGAGGAACCTTCAGGCATGTCCTTTCTGCCAGCGCACCTACCACCTTGGTGCGTCTCTACGCGAGCACATCAAGTTCTGCCATGAGCGGGACGGGGGGCACATGGTGTGCCCGGTCTGTGGGTACACTCCCCGCTATAGGGCACAGATGGAACAACACATGGCACTGCACAGTCAGGTAGAGGATAAG CACCCTGGGTCCGACCATGGCATAGAGAGCAGGAAGTTCAAGTGTCTTCAGTGTGGGAAAGCCTTCAAGTACAAACACCATCTCAAGGAGCACCTCCGCATCCACAGTG GTGAGAAACCGTACGAGTGCTCCAATTGCAAGAAGCGTTTCTCTCACTCTGGCTCCTACAGCTCACACCTCAGCAGTAAGAAGTGCCTgaccggaggaggaggaggcagcggaggaggaggagaagggagctATAACAACGGACATGGCCACCATGGGGCTTACTACTCCTCCCTTGCGTCGCCCTCTGCAGGTAGTGGAAGGAACAGCAGTAGGATGGGCTCTCCCTACCCTCCCCACACCCAGGAGGAACGTCCTCCAATGGGGTTAGAGAGGAACCTGTATCTCCCTAGAGACCATGGTACGCGTCTCCTCCGGGGCCAGGAGCTAGGCTGGGAGTTGGGCCGGCGGTGGGACCCCACGCCGGAACGCTTTCTCCGGGCCAGTGTGTTCAAGGAGTCCACCCTGCTGCCGTACCTCCACGCCGGCACCGGGGAAAAGTTTGAGCAGATGCTGCAGGCGATGCtgcacagggaggagggagggtcaggCTCAGCCAGGGAAGAAGGAAGACTGGGGGTTCACAATGGCGGGAGAGATGGGAAGGCATCACCGGAGGCTCCGTTGAAACTAAAACGCCACCGTGCCGGCTCGGGTGATGGCCAGGGGGTAAGTGGAGGGGTAACATGTCGTTGGTGCTCCCAGCTCTTTCCCAGCCCCGCCATCTTACTCCAGCACGAGCGCTACCTCTGTAAGATTTACCGAGAGGCCATGGAGGTGTCTGAGGATCCTCACAGTAAAAAacacctctcccccctctactTCTCCACCAGACCCCCTCTCCACCCACCACCATCACCAGATAACCACAAACCCCCAGCGATGACCAACGGTTTCCCGAAAGACAAGTCTCCTCTCCAGAGACCCAGCTGGAACTCTGTCCCTCAGCAGCTGCTGGTTGCCATGCACTCCCCCTTCCCGCCCAGCCCAGACTCACTTGCCATGAGGTCCCATTGGTCCAGCCAGGAGAGTGGCAGGAGTGACGGCAGCCCTGGCCAACCAGCACCAACCAGCCCTGCTACAGACATGTCATCCCCTCCCCCATTGGGGCGAAGACGGGTCCCCTCTTCAGGGTTCGGCTCGCACCTCTGCCTGGACCTGTCCTCTGCCATCCTCAACACTCCTGCAAGCCGAGCCGCCCCCCAGGGAAGGACCCACCGGTCATATAGCTCTGAGAATGACCAACCCCTGGATCTCTCCCTCCCCAAGTCCCAGGAGGGGAAAGCCATAGAGGACAGCAAGCCCTATAATGGACACCCTCACTgggaagagaagagacagaagaccCAGAGAGACCAGGCAGAGAACCAGCACCACCGGAGGCTGAGTGTCAATCTCAGTCCACCTCCTcaccag CATCATGCAGTCTACAGCGGCGCTCATATTGTCGGAGGTTCCATCTACAGTGCCTACCCTCTGTTTAACCCTATGATGCCTGCTGGGCTAGCTGGCTCAGAGCATGATGGGGTTCCCTCCCTGCCCCTCAGCCGTCCAGTTAGCAACCAGGGATTCCTCTCACCCATGACCTACATGATGGAGTCAGACACAGACGCTGTGCTGAAGAGGATCCACCAGGAGAGACGAGCATTAATG GGTGAGGTGATTGGCCGCGGGGGTCTGGACTACCTCTCTCTGatacaggagggaggagagggcgaGGGGGGACCGGGGAGGAAGAGACTACAGAAGACAGACGAAGGCCTGTACGCTTGTGACATCTGTGACAAAACCTTCCAGAAGAGCAGCTCTCTGCTCCGACACAAGTACGAACACACAG GTAAGCGTCCTCACGAGTGCAAGATCTGCAAGAAGGCCTTCAAGCACAAGCACCATCTAATTGAACACAGCCGCCTGCACTCTGGAGAGAAGCCCTACCAGTGTGACAAGTGTGGCAAGCGCTTCTCCCACTCGGGCTCCTACTCCCAACACATGAACCATCGGTATGCCTACTGCAGCCTGCACCAGGACcaggaggggggtgaggagctTCCTCTAACCCCAGGAGGGCCCACCGATGTGGGCCACATGGCCGTGGACACCCCCCTTTCCATGGAGGACAACCCAACATTTCTTAGTGACTCCAGTCTAGATGGGGGGATAGAAGGGagagtagatgaagaggaggaagaagaggagcacGAGACAGAAGAGACTGAAGGCGAACGTATGAAGGAGGCACGTAGTTTGTCAGGGTCAAGGTCTGGTGAGGGATTGGGGCCGAGCCCCAGTCTGGTACAGGGGTCCACtgtggggagggacagagagagagaacagagggagagaggcacagAGCAGGTCGACAGAcacaatgaagagagagagagtgctggtcTAGGGACTCACGGACTAGAGACCAACCATCACTGGGACAAAGACACATTGGAACGAAATGGAGACCAGAACACAGACACATACGAGCTGAGCCCGGAAGCTCCAGTGTCACAACAGTGGACAAGTGTGCCAAAACAATGCATATAG
- the LOC109890795 gene encoding zinc finger E-box-binding homeobox 2 isoform X1 — protein sequence MMAEESRGKRRKQANPRRNQVDIEQASSLGSEGKDDDTVGLWSLEVQDYQDSLDKTSLTPSEGEGDGEGTEPAGSPSPRGLSTRPHNLSLSPSPRGGHWAEGAEEEESPGSGLTMEDKDGEREQGSLKTYTGHRSDSQALEDMAHYDFLVQLRKASSHHPASHHYHQHHQPPNGSATAPAMYHPGSLNLHDDPLPIWSPGTQRSPEGQDGIPLSPDAMRNLQACPFCQRTYHLGASLREHIKFCHERDGGHMVCPVCGYTPRYRAQMEQHMALHSQVEDKHPGSDHGIESRKFKCLQCGKAFKYKHHLKEHLRIHSGEKPYECSNCKKRFSHSGSYSSHLSSKKCLTGGGGGSGGGGEGSYNNGHGHHGAYYSSLASPSAGSGRNSSRMGSPYPPHTQEERPPMGLERNLYLPRDHGTRLLRGQELGWELGRRWDPTPERFLRASVFKESTLLPYLHAGTGEKFEQMLQAMLHREEGGSGSAREEGRLGVHNGGRDGKASPEAPLKLKRHRAGSGDGQGVSGGVTCRWCSQLFPSPAILLQHERYLCKIYREAMEVSEDPHSKKHLSPLYFSTRPPLHPPPSPDNHKPPAMTNGFPKDKSPLQRPSWNSVPQQLLVAMHSPFPPSPDSLAMRSHWSSQESGRSDGSPGQPAPTSPATDMSSPPPLGRRRVPSSGFGSHLCLDLSSAILNTPASRAAPQGRTHRSYSSENDQPLDLSLPKSQEGKAIEDSKPYNGHPHWEEKRQKTQRDQAENQHHRRLSVNLSPPPHQHHAVYSGAHIVGGSIYSAYPLFNPMMPAGLAGSEHDGVPSLPLSRPVSNQGFLSPMTYMMESDTDAVLKRIHQERRALMGEVIGRGGLDYLSLIQEGGEGEGGPGRKRLQKTDEGLYACDICDKTFQKSSSLLRHKYEHTGKRPHECKICKKAFKHKHHLIEHSRLHSGEKPYQCDKCGKRFSHSGSYSQHMNHRYAYCSLHQDQEGGEELPLTPGGPTDVGHMAVDTPLSMEDNPTFLSDSSLDGGIEGRVDEEEEEEEHETEETEGERMKEARSLSGSRSGEGLGPSPSLVQGSTVGRDREREQRERGTEQVDRHNEERESAGLGTHGLETNHHWDKDTLERNGDQNTDTYELSPEAPVSQQWTSVPKQCI from the exons tgGACATTGAGCAGGCCAGTTCGCTGGGCTCGGAGGGGAAGGATGATGATACGGTGGGTTTGTGGAGCCTAGAGGTCCAGGACTATCAGGACAGCCTGGACAAGACCAGTCTGACCCCCAGCGAgggagagggtgatggggagggGACTGAGCCAGCAGGCAGCCCCAGCCCTAGGGGCCTCTCAACTCGGCCCCACAACCTaagcctcagccccagccccagagGGGGCCACTGGGCAGAGGGGGCCGAGGAGGAGGAGAGCCCTGGGAGTGGGCTAACCATGGAGgacaaggatggagagagggagcagggatcACTCAAGACCTATA CAGGTCACAGGTCAGACAGTCAGGCCCTGGAGGACATGGCCCACTATGACTTCCTGGTGCAGCTGAGAAAGGCATCCTCCCACCACCCTGCctcccaccactaccaccagcaCCATCAGCCCCCTAACGGCAGCGCTACAGCCCCAGCCATGTATCACCCTGGCAGCCTGAACCTTCACGATGACCCCCTTCCCATCTGGTCTCCTGGGACGCAGCGCTCACCTGAGGGACAAG ATGGCATCCCTCTGAGTCCGGATGCTATGAGGAACCTTCAGGCATGTCCTTTCTGCCAGCGCACCTACCACCTTGGTGCGTCTCTACGCGAGCACATCAAGTTCTGCCATGAGCGGGACGGGGGGCACATGGTGTGCCCGGTCTGTGGGTACACTCCCCGCTATAGGGCACAGATGGAACAACACATGGCACTGCACAGTCAGGTAGAGGATAAG CACCCTGGGTCCGACCATGGCATAGAGAGCAGGAAGTTCAAGTGTCTTCAGTGTGGGAAAGCCTTCAAGTACAAACACCATCTCAAGGAGCACCTCCGCATCCACAGTG GTGAGAAACCGTACGAGTGCTCCAATTGCAAGAAGCGTTTCTCTCACTCTGGCTCCTACAGCTCACACCTCAGCAGTAAGAAGTGCCTgaccggaggaggaggaggcagcggaggaggaggagaagggagctATAACAACGGACATGGCCACCATGGGGCTTACTACTCCTCCCTTGCGTCGCCCTCTGCAGGTAGTGGAAGGAACAGCAGTAGGATGGGCTCTCCCTACCCTCCCCACACCCAGGAGGAACGTCCTCCAATGGGGTTAGAGAGGAACCTGTATCTCCCTAGAGACCATGGTACGCGTCTCCTCCGGGGCCAGGAGCTAGGCTGGGAGTTGGGCCGGCGGTGGGACCCCACGCCGGAACGCTTTCTCCGGGCCAGTGTGTTCAAGGAGTCCACCCTGCTGCCGTACCTCCACGCCGGCACCGGGGAAAAGTTTGAGCAGATGCTGCAGGCGATGCtgcacagggaggagggagggtcaggCTCAGCCAGGGAAGAAGGAAGACTGGGGGTTCACAATGGCGGGAGAGATGGGAAGGCATCACCGGAGGCTCCGTTGAAACTAAAACGCCACCGTGCCGGCTCGGGTGATGGCCAGGGGGTAAGTGGAGGGGTAACATGTCGTTGGTGCTCCCAGCTCTTTCCCAGCCCCGCCATCTTACTCCAGCACGAGCGCTACCTCTGTAAGATTTACCGAGAGGCCATGGAGGTGTCTGAGGATCCTCACAGTAAAAAacacctctcccccctctactTCTCCACCAGACCCCCTCTCCACCCACCACCATCACCAGATAACCACAAACCCCCAGCGATGACCAACGGTTTCCCGAAAGACAAGTCTCCTCTCCAGAGACCCAGCTGGAACTCTGTCCCTCAGCAGCTGCTGGTTGCCATGCACTCCCCCTTCCCGCCCAGCCCAGACTCACTTGCCATGAGGTCCCATTGGTCCAGCCAGGAGAGTGGCAGGAGTGACGGCAGCCCTGGCCAACCAGCACCAACCAGCCCTGCTACAGACATGTCATCCCCTCCCCCATTGGGGCGAAGACGGGTCCCCTCTTCAGGGTTCGGCTCGCACCTCTGCCTGGACCTGTCCTCTGCCATCCTCAACACTCCTGCAAGCCGAGCCGCCCCCCAGGGAAGGACCCACCGGTCATATAGCTCTGAGAATGACCAACCCCTGGATCTCTCCCTCCCCAAGTCCCAGGAGGGGAAAGCCATAGAGGACAGCAAGCCCTATAATGGACACCCTCACTgggaagagaagagacagaagaccCAGAGAGACCAGGCAGAGAACCAGCACCACCGGAGGCTGAGTGTCAATCTCAGTCCACCTCCTcaccag CATCATGCAGTCTACAGCGGCGCTCATATTGTCGGAGGTTCCATCTACAGTGCCTACCCTCTGTTTAACCCTATGATGCCTGCTGGGCTAGCTGGCTCAGAGCATGATGGGGTTCCCTCCCTGCCCCTCAGCCGTCCAGTTAGCAACCAGGGATTCCTCTCACCCATGACCTACATGATGGAGTCAGACACAGACGCTGTGCTGAAGAGGATCCACCAGGAGAGACGAGCATTAATG GGTGAGGTGATTGGCCGCGGGGGTCTGGACTACCTCTCTCTGatacaggagggaggagagggcgaGGGGGGACCGGGGAGGAAGAGACTACAGAAGACAGACGAAGGCCTGTACGCTTGTGACATCTGTGACAAAACCTTCCAGAAGAGCAGCTCTCTGCTCCGACACAAGTACGAACACACAG GTAAGCGTCCTCACGAGTGCAAGATCTGCAAGAAGGCCTTCAAGCACAAGCACCATCTAATTGAACACAGCCGCCTGCACTCTGGAGAGAAGCCCTACCAGTGTGACAAGTGTGGCAAGCGCTTCTCCCACTCGGGCTCCTACTCCCAACACATGAACCATCGGTATGCCTACTGCAGCCTGCACCAGGACcaggaggggggtgaggagctTCCTCTAACCCCAGGAGGGCCCACCGATGTGGGCCACATGGCCGTGGACACCCCCCTTTCCATGGAGGACAACCCAACATTTCTTAGTGACTCCAGTCTAGATGGGGGGATAGAAGGGagagtagatgaagaggaggaagaagaggagcacGAGACAGAAGAGACTGAAGGCGAACGTATGAAGGAGGCACGTAGTTTGTCAGGGTCAAGGTCTGGTGAGGGATTGGGGCCGAGCCCCAGTCTGGTACAGGGGTCCACtgtggggagggacagagagagagaacagagggagagaggcacagAGCAGGTCGACAGAcacaatgaagagagagagagtgctggtcTAGGGACTCACGGACTAGAGACCAACCATCACTGGGACAAAGACACATTGGAACGAAATGGAGACCAGAACACAGACACATACGAGCTGAGCCCGGAAGCTCCAGTGTCACAACAGTGGACAAGTGTGCCAAAACAATGCATATAG